In Henckelia pumila isolate YLH828 unplaced genomic scaffold, ASM3356847v2 CTG_19:::fragment_3, whole genome shotgun sequence, the following proteins share a genomic window:
- the LOC140870747 gene encoding uncharacterized protein, which yields MAKFYIDNVVRLHGVPVTIVSDRDPRFTSKFWASLQSALGSKLAMSTAYHPQTDGQSERTIQTLEDMLRAVVMDFSVSLFRGPMRFGRKGKLAPRYIGPYVIVEKFGILDYRLDLPQSLSAIHDVFHVSMLRKYEPDPSHILRAEEVELDSSLSYAEYPVKILDRR from the exons ATGGCTAAGTTTTACATTGATAATgtggtgagattgcatggtgtgccagtaACCATAGTATCTGATCGTGATCCAAGATTTACTTCTAAGTTTTGGGCTAGTTTGCAATCAGCTTTGGGTTCAAAGTTAGCGATGAGCACTGCCTATCAcccacagacagatggtcagtcagagagaACCATCCAAACATTggaagacatgttgagagctgtggtGATGGATTTCAGTG TTTCACTGTTTCGTGGTCCTATGAGATTTGGGCGTAAAGGGAAACTAGCTCCTCGTTATATTGGTCCGTATGTGATTGTTGAGAAGTTTGGTATTTTGGATTATCGTTTGGACTTACCGCAGAGTTTGTCTGCgatacatgatgtgtttcatgtgTCGATGTTGCGAAAGTATGAGCCAGATCCatctcatatcttgagggcCGAGGAGGTAGAGTTGGACAGTTCCCTTAGCTATGCCGAGTACCCAGTGAAGATTCTGGATCGTAGATAG